A part of Miscanthus floridulus cultivar M001 chromosome 6, ASM1932011v1, whole genome shotgun sequence genomic DNA contains:
- the LOC136458570 gene encoding scopoletin glucosyltransferase-like, producing MAINDEQKPLHILFFPFLAPGHLIPIADMAALFAARGVKCTILTTPVNAQVIRSAVDRANDASGGNEGALAIDIAVVPFPDVGLPPGVKSGPALNSMDDREKFFHGVRLLREPFDRFLAENRPDAVVSDSFFEWAADAAAEHGVPRMAFLGSSLFSRTCIDSMLRYNPVEAAPDDPDALVLLPGLPHRVELRRSQMLVPKKRPEYWAFLQRVNAKDQRSYGEVFNSFHELEPDYLEHYTTTLGRRAWLVGPVALPSKDVATRGASNGPSPDTDGCKQWLDTKPEGPVVYVSFGTLTHFSPPELRELARGLDLSGKNFVWVIGGGADTEESEWMPDGFAELMARGDRGFIIRGWAPQMLILTHPAVGGFVTHCGWNSTLEAVNAGVPMVTWPRYADQFYNEKLVVELLKVGVGVGSMDYASKLETRRVIGGEVIAEAIGRVMGDNEYAEAIQEKAKALGEKARRAVAKGGSSYDDVGRLVDELMARRSSVNV from the coding sequence ATGGCCATCAACGATGAGCAGAAGCCGCTGCACATCCTCTTCTTCCCGTTCCTCGCGCCGGGGCACCTCATCCCGATCGCCGACATGGCCGCGCTCTTCGCCGCCCGAGGCGTCAAGTGCACCATCCTCACCACCCCGGTGAACGCCCAAGTCATCCGCTCGGCGGTGGACCGCGCCAACGACGCCTCCGGCGGCAACGAGGGCGCCCTGGCCATCGACATCGCCGTCGTGCCGTTCCCCGACGTCGGGCTGCCCCCCGGCGTCAAGAGCGGCCCGGCCCTTAATTCCATGGACGACCGCGAAAAGTTCTTCCACGGGGTCCGGTTACTCCGCGAGCCGTTCGACCGGTTCTTAGCGGAGAATCGCCCCGACGCCGTCGTGTCCGACAGTTTCTTCGAGTgggccgccgacgccgccgcagAGCACGGCGTCCCGCGGATGGCGTTCCTCGGCAGCAGCTTGTTCTCGCGGACATGCATCGACAGTATGCTGCGCTACAACCCCGTGGAGGCCGCCCCCGATGACCCTGACGCGCTCGTGCTGCTTCCGGGGCTGCCGCACCGCGTCGAGCTGAGGCGCAGCCAGATGTTGGTGCCCAAGAAGCGGCCGGAGTACTGGGCCTTCCTCCAGCGCGTCAACGCCAAGGACCAGAGGAGCTACGGCGAAGTGTTCAACAGCTTCCACGAGCTGGAGCCGGACTACTTGGAGCACTACACCACGACGCTCGGGCGCCGCGCATGGCTCGTCGGGCCGGTCGCGCTCCCTAGCAAGGATGTAGCGACGAGGGGCGCCAGCAACGGGCCCTCGCCGGACACGGACGGCTGCAAGCAGTGGCTCGACACGAAGCCGGAGGGCCCGGTGGTGTACGTGTCCTTCGGCACGCTGACCCATTTCTCGCCGCCCGAGCTGCGCGAGCTCGCACGCGGCCTTGACCTGTCCGGCAAGAACTTCGTCTGGGtcatcggcggcggcgcggaCACCGAGGAGTCAGAGTGGATGCCCGACGGGTTCGCGGAGCTGATGGCGCGCGGCGACCGTGGTTTCATCATCCGGGGCTGGGCGCCGCAGATGCTGATCCTGACCCACCCGGCAGTGGGCGGGTTCGTGACGCACTGCGGGTGGAACTCGACGCTGGAGGCCGTGAACGCCGGCGTGCCTATGGTGACGTGGCCGCGCTACGCCGACCAGTTCTACAACGAGAAGCTGGTGGTGGAATTGCTCAAGGTCGGTGTCGGTGTGGGGTCCATGGACTACGCGTCGAAGCTGGAGACACGGCGCGTGATCGGCGGCGAGGTGATCGCGGAGGCCATTGGTAGAGTGATGGGCGACAACGAGTACGCGGAGGCGATACAGGAGAAGGCCAAGGCGCTCGGGGAGAAGGCCAGGCGCGCGGTGGCCAAGGGCGGGTCATCTTACGATGATGTCGGACGCTTAGTGGACGAGCTGATGGCTCGCCGGAGCTCTGTCAATGTCTGA